A stretch of Brassica rapa cultivar Chiifu-401-42 chromosome A08, CAAS_Brap_v3.01, whole genome shotgun sequence DNA encodes these proteins:
- the LOC103833681 gene encoding DEAD-box ATP-dependent RNA helicase 5, giving the protein MSGKKQELPVSDKPLATVESPMTETIKKKKKKKSKHSEETQEVEVPQEVTNGEELSNKEKKKKKKRKREENEMENKKKKETDKVPEDSGVSNGGESEQKVVVTGKDVEEAKYAALTCFAESKLPENVLDCCKTFQKPSPIQSHSWPFLLDGRDLIGIAKTGSGKTLAFGIPAIMHMLKKNKKGKGTRNPTCLVLSPTRELAVQISDVLSEAGEPCGLKSICVYGGSSKRPQINAIRSGVDIVIGTPGRLRDLIDSNELRLSDVSFVVLDEADRMLDMGFEEPVRFILSKTNKVRQMVMFSATWPMEVHKLAQEFMDPNPVKVVIGSVDLAANHDVLQIIEVLDDRARDQRLVALLEKYHKSQKNRVLVFALYKVEADRLERFLQTRGWKAVSIHGNKAQSERTRSLALFKEGSCPLLVATDVAARGLDIPDVEVVINYSFPLTTEDYVHRIGRTGRAGKKGVAHTFFTQQNKGLAGELVNVLREAKQVVPADLLKFGTHVKKKESKLYGPHFKEIAADAPKAKKITFADSDDED; this is encoded by the exons atgtCTGGTAAAAAGCAAGAGCTTCCCGTCTCCGACAAACCCTTAGCCACCGTCGAGAGTCCGATGACAGAAacaatcaagaagaagaagaagaagaagagcaaacACTCAGAGGAAACTCAGGAAGTCGAAGTGCCTCAAGAGGTCACCAACGGTGAGGAGTTGAGtaacaaagagaagaagaagaagaagaagcgtaAGAGAGAGGAGAATGAGAtggagaacaagaagaagaaggaaactgATAAAGTTCCTGAAGATTCAGGTGTGAGCAACGGAGGAGAGAGTGAACAGAAAGTTGTCGTTACCGGAAAAGATGTGGAGGAAGCAAAGTACGCAGCTTTAACATGTTTCGCTGAATCAAAGTTGCCTGAGAATGTTCTCGATTGCTGCAAGACTTTCCAGAAGCCTTCTCCGATTCAGTCTCACTCATGGCCGTTTCTGTTAGATGGTCGTGATCTTATCGGCATTGCCAAAACTGGTTCAG GTAAGACATTGGCGTTTGGGATTCCTGCGATTATGCACATgttgaagaagaacaagaagggTAAAGGAACAAGGAACCCGACATGTCTTGTTCTTTCTCCGACAAGAGAGTTAGCTGTTCAG ATATCTGATGTTTTGAGTGAAGCTGGAGAACCGTGTGGTTTGAAATCGATTTGTGTGTATGGTGGAAGCTCTAAGAGGCCTCAAATCAACGCTATTCGATCTGGAGTT GATATTGTCATTGGTACGCCAGGTCGTTTGAGAGATCTGATTGACTCTAATGAGCTTCGTCTCTCTGATGTTTCCTTTGTG GTGTTGGATGAAGCAGATCGAATGCTTGATATGGGTTTCGAGGAACCAGTCCGGTTTATACTGAGCAAGACGAATAAAG TTCGTCAGATGGTTATGTTCAGTGCAACTTGGCCTATGGAAGTTCACAAATTGGCTCAGGAATTCATGGATCCAAACCCTGTCAAG GTAGTCATAGGTTCTGTAGACTTAGCTGCCAACCACGACGTTTTGCAAATCATCGAG GTCTTGGACGATCGTGCTCGTGACCAGCGCCTAGTTGCTTTACTAGAAAAATACCACAAGTCTCAAAA AAACAGGGTTTTGGTGTTTGCCTTATACAAGGTGGAAGCTGACCGTCTTGAGCGTTTTCTTCAGACAAG AGGCTGGAAAGCTGTATCTATACATGGAAACAAAGCACAGAGCGAACGTACCAGGTCTTTGGCATTGTTCAAAGAAGGATCCTGTCCGTTGCTG GTGGCTACTGATGTGGCAGCAAGAGGGCTCGATATCCCGGACGTGGAAGTTGTGATAAACTACAGTTTCCCTTTGACAACAGAGGATTATGTTCACAGAATCGGGAGAACGGGAAGAGCAGGTAAAAAGGGCGTTGCACACACCTTCTTCACACAACAGAACAAG GGTCTTGCTGGAGAGCTAGTGAATGTTCTCAGGGAAGCTAAACAAGTCGTGCCCGCTGATCTTTTGAAGTTTGGCACTCATGTAAAGAAAAAG GAATCAAAACTGTATGGACCTCATTTCAAAGAAATTGCAGCTGATGCTCCAAAAGCTAAGAAGATCACATTTGCTGATTCCGACGATGAAGACTAG
- the LOC103833727 gene encoding zinc finger BED domain-containing protein RICESLEEPER 2-like, with protein sequence MIVMVIVEHDLLYAFVEYKRVQEALHYANPTIEFWCRNTTVSDVLKIFEREKMKLRQVLRESPGRICLTTDLWRAITIEGYLCLTAHYVDAEWNLRAKILSFCAFPPPHSALAIAMKLMELIKEWGLHKKVFTVIVDNASSNDNMQGVLKRQLRKDLVCSGEIFHIRCAAHILNLIVQDGLAVISEALEKIMDSVKYVKVTESREMLFQGCVETLGIVKKGGLVLDVTTRWNSTYLMLSRALHYKEAFKNLAEIETSYKSLPTESEWLRAGLICDLLQPFDEMTRLISGSSYPTTNLYFMEVWKIQSWLGSNEFHEDTVIDDMVASMRLKFVKFWEEYIDILAIAAVLDLRLKFKVLEYYYHSADPATCKSRMDYIRKRMLKLYGVYKKNTTAHSSQEVEADALPAGLV encoded by the coding sequence ATGATTGTTATGGTTATTGTCGAGCATGATCTACTTTACGCCTTTGTTGAGTACAAAAGAGTTCAAGAAGCTTTGCATTATGCCAACCCGACCATAGAGTTCTGGTGTAGGAACACGACGGTTTCAGATGTTCTTAAGATctttgagagagagaaaatgaagcTCAGGCAGGTGTTGAGAGAATCTCCGGGTAGGATCTGTCTAACGACAGATCTATGGAGAGCAATAACAATCGAAGGATATCTCTGTCTTACTGCCCACTATGTCGATGCTGAGTGGAACCTTAGAGCGAAGATCCTCTCCTTTTGCGCTTTCCCTCCACCCCATTCTGCTTTGGCCATTGCAATGAAACTAATGGAGCTGATTAAAGAATGGGGTTTGCATAAGAAGGTCTTCACAGTTATCGTTGATAATGCTTCCTCCAATGACAACATGCAAGGAGTTCTCAAGAGGCAGCTTAGAAAGGATTTAGTTTGTAGTGGAGAGATTTTTCACATAAGGTGCGCAGCTCATATTCTGAACCTCATTGTCCAAGATGGATTAGCTGTGATAAGTGAGGCCTTGGAGAAGATCATGGACAGCGTTAAGTATGTCAAGGTCACTGAGTCTAGAGAGATGTTGTTTCAAGGCTGCGTGGAGACTCTTGGGATTGTTAAGAAAGGGGGTTTAGTTTTGGATGTTACTACGCGGTGGAACTCAACCTATCTGATGTTGTCTAGGGCTCTTCACTACAAAGAGGCATTTAAGAATCTTGCAGAAATCGAGACAAGTTACAAGAGCTTACCTACAGAGTCTGAGTGGTTAAGAGCTGGGCTGATTTGTGATTTGTTACAGCCGTTTGATGAGATGACAAGACTCATTTCCGGCTCTTCTTACCCTACAACGAATCTGTACTTCATGGAAGTATGGAAAATTCAAAGTTGGTTGGGATCAAATGAGTTCCATGAAGATACGGTGATTGATGATATGGTGGCTTCCATGAGGTTGAAGTTTGTTAAGTTCTGGGAAGAGTATATCGACATTCTAGCCATTGCAGCAGTGTTAGATCTTAGGCTAAAGTTCAAGGTTTTAGAGTACTACTACCACAGTGCAGATCCAGCAACTTGTAAATCCAGAATGGATTACATACGCAAAAGGATGTTGAAGCTCTATGGAGTTTACAAGAAGAATACTACTGCACATAGTTCACAAGAAGTAGAAGCAGATGCTCTACCTGCTGGTTTGGTGTAA